A genome region from Anastrepha ludens isolate Willacy chromosome 3, idAnaLude1.1, whole genome shotgun sequence includes the following:
- the LOC128857808 gene encoding uncharacterized protein LOC128857808 encodes MRPIAEAIDFLQGEKTMYFGYFIPTIVSLSIKMRRLEPKSLKYLTESSKKMHEALLKRFEKYFLIQPDAWDAVIAAISVPDIKLRFVKALLETAKTQTEEEVKKMFNTYVVKYGKVACAKTRILPQPPQKTFFDFGDESNDISIQCGSTDSENYLQETLLYLAEREETTSCLNKYQAIKNVFLKYNTPLPSSAPVERLFSFAGIVNQSRRQKLSDANFEMLVLRKANS; translated from the exons ATGAGACCTATTGCAGAAGCAATCGATTTCCTTCAGGGTGAAAAGACCatgtattttggttatttcataCCCACTATAGTGTCCTTAAGTATAAAAATGCGTCGTTTGGAGCCtaaaagtttgaagtatttaaccgaaagtagcaaaaaaatgcatgaagctttgcttaaaagatttgaaaagtacttcctgattcagcctgacgcttgggatgctgttattgccgctatttctgtccctgacattaagttgcgatttgtgaaagctcttttagaaacagctaaaacgcaaacagaagaggaagttaaaaaaatgttcaacacttatgtggtcaagtatggaaaagtagcctgtgccaaaactcgtattctacctcaaccacctcaaaaaacattttttgacttcggggatgaaagtaatg atatTAGCATACAATGTGGTTCCACTGACTCGGAAAATTATCTGCAAGAAACGCTATTATACCTGGCCGAACGAGAAGAAACAACAAGTTGCCTAAATAAATATCAGgctattaaaaacgtatttttaaaatataataccccattaccgtcatctgcacctgtagaacggttgttttcattcgctggaattgtaaatcagtctagaaggcaaaaactcagcgatgcaaattttgaaatgcttgtgttaagaaaggctaatagctaa